In Methylococcus geothermalis, one genomic interval encodes:
- the rplA gene encoding 50S ribosomal protein L1, with the protein MARLTKRIKSIKEQVQSGKAYAIEEALNVLKSVSSVKFVESVDVAVNLGVDPRKSDQAVRGATVLPNGTGKSVRVAVFAQGANAEAALAAGADIVGMDDLGAQVKAGELNFDVVIAAPDAMRVVGQLGQILGPRGLMPNPKTGTVTPDVATAVKNAKAGQVRYRTDKKGIIHCTIGKLSFEPAALKENLEALLVDLKKLKPSTSKGVYVKKITVSSTMGPGLTVDQNTLTA; encoded by the coding sequence ATGGCTCGTTTGACCAAGCGGATCAAGTCGATCAAAGAACAGGTTCAGTCCGGCAAGGCTTATGCGATCGAGGAAGCGCTGAATGTCCTGAAATCGGTCAGCTCCGTCAAATTCGTCGAGTCGGTGGATGTGGCCGTCAATCTCGGCGTCGATCCCCGCAAGTCCGATCAGGCCGTGCGCGGTGCGACCGTGCTGCCCAACGGGACAGGCAAGTCGGTTCGGGTGGCGGTGTTCGCCCAGGGGGCGAATGCCGAGGCCGCCTTGGCGGCGGGCGCGGACATCGTCGGCATGGACGATCTGGGTGCCCAGGTGAAGGCCGGTGAGCTGAATTTCGACGTCGTCATCGCGGCGCCGGATGCCATGCGCGTCGTGGGCCAGTTGGGCCAGATTCTCGGTCCGCGCGGACTGATGCCGAACCCCAAGACCGGCACCGTCACGCCGGATGTCGCCACGGCGGTCAAGAACGCCAAGGCTGGCCAAGTCCGCTACCGCACCGACAAGAAGGGCATCATCCATTGCACGATCGGCAAACTCAGCTTTGAGCCGGCGGCGCTGAAAGAGAATCTGGAAGCCTTGCTGGTGGATCTCAAAAAGCTCAAGCCGAGCACGTCGAAGGGCGTGTATGTCAAGAAGATCACGGTATCGTCGACCATGGGCCCCGGCCTGACGGTCGACCAGAACACGCTGACCGCGTAG
- the lolB gene encoding lipoprotein insertase outer membrane protein LolB: MMPDRFSCAAAVLVVLSIVIGLHGCTRVQTRPAAVDAAHLAGLERWRLEGRIAVQTPDDAWQASLAWDHDGRQDRLLVSGPLNQGTVSIVLQDDLILINEGHGNERISRDPDALLKEKLGFSIPLQSLRYWVLGVSAPGEASEDMDLYPDGRLKHLKQAEWSLDYERYRDWDRFVLPQKVLIQGRSLKLKLFADEWTIGNSRV; encoded by the coding sequence ATGATGCCTGATCGGTTTTCTTGCGCCGCGGCGGTCCTGGTCGTGTTGTCGATAGTCATTGGGTTGCACGGCTGCACCCGGGTGCAGACTCGGCCTGCCGCGGTGGATGCTGCGCACCTGGCCGGCCTGGAGCGTTGGCGGCTGGAAGGGCGCATCGCGGTGCAGACCCCGGACGATGCCTGGCAGGCCAGCCTGGCCTGGGACCATGACGGGCGCCAGGATCGCTTGCTGGTTTCCGGCCCCTTGAATCAGGGGACGGTTTCCATCGTCCTCCAGGACGACCTGATTCTCATCAACGAAGGTCATGGGAACGAAAGGATTTCCCGTGATCCCGACGCTCTTTTGAAGGAAAAACTGGGATTTTCCATTCCGCTGCAGAGCTTGCGCTACTGGGTTTTGGGCGTATCGGCGCCGGGTGAGGCAAGCGAAGACATGGATCTGTATCCGGATGGCCGTCTCAAGCATCTGAAGCAGGCGGAATGGTCCCTCGATTACGAGCGCTATCGCGACTGGGACCGGTTCGTGCTGCCGCAGAAAGTACTGATCCAGGGGCGCTCGCTCAAGCTGAAGCTGTTCGCGGACGAATGGACCATCGGGAATTCTCGGGTATGA
- a CDS encoding tetratricopeptide repeat protein: protein MIALAFGCAGHRTKSADETFWNDEAEISGAVKPLTPKSQLVYLVLAGELAGQRGQYEAALDHYLQAARLSRDARIAERATQIALFVKKYPEAIESVSLWLEREPRNAVARRMAALLYLKAGRRDEAVAQMKILLTLPDADLENTLIELVKVLGGEVPKEDAAAFMNALLRSFPGMAELHFAAALLAANQGEFQRALSETEEALALHPDWSRARVLQAQVMAQMGDSAAAGEMIRRALKRDPDNARLRLIYSQFLIKSGDIEGARRELAHIVAKEPGNQDARFGLGLALIDLGQLDAARREFAGLATSEKWRVQAYFYLGLVDARKGRLSDAVGWFDRVTTGPTEFDARVNSITALISLGRLTEARTRLAEVRKRFPNESVRLYLLEAELLSKNKNYEDAFNLLTEALVEWPGQADLLYARALVAENVGRFDVLESDLRQLLEKNPDDPHALNALGYTLVERGERLDEAKGYLDRAIRLKPDDPAILDSYGWLQYRLHNYAEAVEYLRRAYDKVQDPEIASHLGEVLLESGKRQEARKILREAWKKAPEHEDMQRIKARYPDLLAP, encoded by the coding sequence TTGATCGCGCTGGCATTTGGATGCGCGGGTCATCGAACCAAGTCGGCAGATGAAACATTCTGGAACGACGAGGCCGAAATCAGCGGGGCGGTCAAACCGCTGACGCCCAAGTCCCAGCTCGTGTACCTGGTGTTGGCCGGGGAATTGGCCGGCCAGCGCGGTCAGTACGAGGCCGCACTCGACCACTACCTTCAGGCCGCGCGCCTGTCGCGCGATGCACGCATCGCAGAGCGGGCGACCCAGATCGCGTTGTTCGTGAAAAAGTATCCGGAAGCGATCGAGAGCGTATCGCTCTGGCTGGAGCGCGAACCCCGCAATGCCGTGGCACGCCGCATGGCCGCCCTGCTTTACCTAAAGGCTGGGAGGCGTGACGAGGCAGTGGCGCAAATGAAGATCTTGCTGACGCTGCCGGACGCCGACTTGGAGAACACCCTGATCGAGCTGGTGAAAGTGCTGGGCGGCGAGGTGCCGAAAGAGGATGCGGCGGCATTCATGAATGCATTGCTTCGGTCGTTTCCGGGCATGGCCGAGCTTCATTTCGCAGCAGCCTTGCTCGCCGCCAATCAAGGGGAGTTCCAACGGGCGTTGAGCGAAACCGAGGAAGCCTTGGCGCTGCATCCGGACTGGAGCCGGGCGCGGGTGCTGCAGGCGCAGGTCATGGCGCAAATGGGCGATTCGGCGGCGGCTGGCGAAATGATCCGGCGGGCGCTCAAACGGGATCCCGATAATGCCAGATTGCGCCTCATCTACTCGCAGTTCCTGATCAAGTCCGGCGATATCGAAGGCGCTCGGCGCGAGTTGGCGCATATCGTAGCCAAGGAGCCGGGCAATCAGGATGCGCGGTTCGGGCTGGGCCTGGCGCTCATCGATTTGGGCCAGCTCGATGCGGCCCGGCGCGAGTTCGCGGGACTGGCGACGTCCGAGAAATGGCGGGTTCAGGCGTACTTCTATCTGGGGCTGGTCGATGCCCGCAAGGGTCGCTTGAGCGACGCGGTGGGCTGGTTCGACCGTGTCACGACCGGTCCGACCGAGTTCGACGCTCGGGTGAACAGCATTACCGCCCTGATCAGCCTGGGCCGGCTGACGGAGGCGCGAACCCGGCTGGCCGAGGTGCGCAAGCGTTTTCCGAACGAATCGGTGCGGCTGTACCTTTTGGAAGCGGAGCTGCTTTCCAAGAACAAAAACTATGAAGACGCCTTCAACCTGCTGACCGAGGCGCTGGTGGAGTGGCCGGGGCAGGCCGATCTGCTCTATGCCCGTGCCCTGGTGGCGGAAAATGTCGGCCGGTTCGATGTGCTGGAGTCGGATCTGCGCCAATTGCTGGAGAAGAATCCCGATGACCCCCATGCCTTGAACGCATTGGGCTACACGCTCGTCGAGCGAGGCGAGCGGCTGGACGAGGCCAAGGGTTATCTGGATCGGGCGATCCGGCTCAAGCCCGACGATCCTGCGATACTCGACAGCTATGGCTGGCTGCAGTACCGGCTGCACAATTACGCCGAAGCCGTCGAATATCTGCGCCGGGCTTACGACAAGGTTCAGGATCCGGAGATCGCATCGCACCTGGGCGAGGTGCTGCTGGAGTCGGGCAAGCGCCAGGAAGCCAGGAAAATTCTGCGCGAGGCCTGGAAGAAAGCGCCCGAGCACGAGGATATGCAGCGGATCAAGGCGCGCTATCCGGACCTGCTGGCTCCATGA
- the tuf gene encoding elongation factor Tu, which produces MSKEKFTRTKPHVNVGTIGHVDHGKTTLTAALTKCMAEKFGGEFKAYDQIDAAPEERARGITIATAHVEYESKARHYAHVDCPGHADYVKNMITGAAQMDGAILVCSAADGPMPQTREHILLARQVGVPYIVVFLNKVDMVDDPELVELVEMELRELLSKYDFPGDDIPIIRGSALKALEGDTSEIGVPAIEALVQALDDYIPEPERAIDRPFLMPIEDVFSISGRGTVVTGRVERGVIKVGEEIEIVGIRPTTKTTCTGVEMFRKLLDQGQAGDNIGVLLRGTKREDVERGQVLAKPGTITPHTHFEAEIYVLSKEEGGRHTPFFNGYRPQFYFRTTDVTGSVTLPEGVEMVMPGDNVKIEVKLIAPIAMDEGLRFAVREGGRTVGAGVVSKIIE; this is translated from the coding sequence ATGTCCAAAGAGAAATTTACGCGCACGAAGCCGCATGTGAATGTGGGAACGATAGGTCACGTGGATCACGGGAAGACGACGCTGACGGCGGCCCTGACCAAGTGCATGGCGGAGAAGTTCGGGGGCGAATTCAAGGCGTACGACCAGATTGACGCCGCGCCCGAAGAGCGCGCCCGCGGCATCACCATCGCGACCGCGCACGTGGAATATGAGTCGAAGGCGCGCCATTACGCCCATGTCGACTGCCCTGGTCATGCCGACTACGTCAAGAACATGATCACCGGCGCGGCGCAGATGGACGGCGCCATCCTGGTCTGCTCCGCCGCCGACGGCCCGATGCCGCAGACCCGCGAGCACATCCTGCTGGCGCGCCAGGTGGGCGTCCCTTACATCGTCGTGTTCCTGAACAAGGTGGACATGGTCGACGACCCCGAACTGGTCGAACTGGTCGAAATGGAGCTGCGGGAACTGCTCTCCAAGTATGATTTCCCCGGCGACGACATCCCGATCATCCGGGGCTCTGCCCTGAAGGCGCTGGAAGGCGACACCAGCGAGATCGGCGTACCCGCCATCGAAGCCCTGGTGCAGGCCCTGGACGACTACATTCCCGAGCCCGAGCGCGCCATCGACCGTCCGTTCCTCATGCCGATCGAAGACGTCTTCTCGATCTCCGGGCGCGGCACCGTCGTCACCGGGCGCGTCGAGCGCGGCGTCATCAAGGTTGGCGAAGAAATCGAAATCGTCGGCATCAGGCCCACGACCAAGACCACCTGCACGGGCGTGGAAATGTTCCGCAAGCTGCTCGACCAGGGTCAGGCCGGCGACAACATCGGCGTCCTGCTGCGTGGCACCAAGCGCGAAGACGTCGAACGCGGGCAAGTGCTGGCCAAGCCCGGCACCATCACCCCGCACACCCACTTCGAAGCCGAAATCTACGTCCTGTCCAAGGAAGAAGGCGGTCGTCATACCCCGTTCTTCAATGGCTACCGGCCGCAGTTCTACTTCCGGACCACCGACGTCACCGGCTCGGTGACGCTGCCGGAAGGGGTCGAGATGGTCATGCCCGGCGACAACGTCAAGATCGAAGTGAAGCTGATCGCGCCGATCGCGATGGACGAAGGGTTGCGGTTTGCGGTGCGCGAAGGCGGTCGTACCGTCGGCGCGGGCGTTGTCTCCAAGATCATCGAGTAA
- the pth gene encoding aminoacyl-tRNA hydrolase codes for MVKLIVGLGNPGPAYDKTRHNAGFWFVDRLASAHACVLREESRFHGRVGTIEAAEPIYLMEPLTFMNRSGLAVAAIARFYKIAPEHVLVVHDELDFEPGVVRIKRDGGHGGHNGLRDIMARLGSGKFMRLRIGIGRPVGPMAVADYVLAAPSAVDRQAIFGAIEKAAGCLPELLAGNVDQAMNRLHV; via the coding sequence ATGGTCAAGCTGATTGTCGGCCTGGGCAACCCGGGTCCGGCCTATGACAAAACCCGGCATAATGCCGGGTTTTGGTTTGTTGACAGACTGGCGTCCGCCCACGCCTGCGTATTGCGGGAAGAATCCCGTTTCCATGGCCGCGTGGGCACGATCGAGGCAGCCGAGCCCATCTACCTCATGGAGCCTTTGACCTTCATGAACCGGAGCGGGCTCGCAGTCGCAGCGATAGCCAGGTTTTACAAGATCGCGCCCGAGCATGTCCTGGTGGTTCATGACGAACTCGATTTCGAGCCTGGGGTGGTTCGCATCAAGCGGGACGGTGGTCACGGCGGGCATAACGGCCTCCGCGACATCATGGCTCGACTGGGAAGCGGGAAATTCATGCGGTTGCGGATCGGAATCGGGCGCCCGGTCGGTCCCATGGCGGTGGCGGACTATGTTCTGGCGGCACCTTCCGCCGTCGATCGCCAAGCCATATTCGGGGCGATCGAAAAAGCCGCGGGCTGTCTGCCCGAGTTGCTGGCGGGTAACGTCGACCAAGCGATGAACCGCTTGCACGTTTGA
- a CDS encoding ribose-phosphate diphosphokinase: MTDTSFMVFSGNANLPLAEGVVRKLNMRLGMATVGRFSDGEIAVEIEEHVRGREVFVIQPTSQPINENLMELLVMIDALRRSSASVITAVIPYFGYARQDRRIRSARVPITAKLVAKMICAAGADRVLTVDLHADQIQGFFDVPVDNVYASPILLGDVWRQKYPDLMVVSPDVGGVVRARALAKRLDDADLAIIDKRRPRANEAKVMNIIGDVRGRTCVMVDDLVDTAGTLCKAAGALKEHGAEKVVAYCTHPVLSGPAVDNIEASMLDELVVTDTIPLQERARACGRIRQLTIAEMLAETIRRIAMGESVSSLYVD, translated from the coding sequence ATGACCGACACCTCCTTCATGGTGTTCTCGGGTAATGCAAATCTCCCCCTTGCCGAAGGCGTTGTGCGCAAGCTCAACATGCGCCTGGGCATGGCGACCGTGGGGCGGTTCAGTGACGGCGAAATCGCGGTCGAGATCGAGGAGCACGTGCGCGGGCGCGAAGTGTTCGTCATTCAGCCCACCTCGCAGCCCATCAACGAGAATCTCATGGAGCTTCTCGTCATGATCGACGCTTTGCGCCGGTCGTCCGCATCGGTCATCACCGCGGTCATCCCCTATTTCGGCTACGCGAGGCAGGATCGGCGCATTCGCTCCGCCAGGGTTCCCATCACTGCGAAACTGGTGGCCAAGATGATCTGCGCCGCCGGTGCCGATCGGGTGCTGACGGTGGACCTTCACGCCGATCAGATTCAAGGCTTTTTCGACGTGCCTGTGGACAACGTCTATGCTTCGCCGATATTGCTCGGCGATGTCTGGCGCCAGAAATATCCCGACCTCATGGTGGTGTCGCCCGACGTCGGCGGGGTGGTCAGGGCCCGGGCGCTGGCCAAGCGGCTCGATGACGCCGATCTGGCCATCATCGACAAGCGCCGTCCGCGCGCGAACGAGGCGAAGGTCATGAACATCATCGGCGATGTCCGTGGGCGGACCTGCGTCATGGTCGACGACCTCGTCGATACCGCCGGCACCCTATGTAAAGCTGCCGGTGCCTTGAAGGAGCACGGCGCCGAAAAAGTGGTGGCGTATTGCACGCACCCCGTGCTTTCCGGACCCGCTGTCGACAATATCGAGGCATCGATGCTCGATGAGTTGGTGGTGACCGACACGATCCCGTTGCAGGAGCGGGCCCGAGCCTGCGGAAGAATCCGGCAATTGACCATTGCCGAAATGCTGGCGGAGACCATCCGCCGTATCGCCATGGGGGAGTCGGTCAGTTCGCTGTATGTGGATTGA
- the ispE gene encoding 4-(cytidine 5'-diphospho)-2-C-methyl-D-erythritol kinase yields MDHREFSGMKSPSLRLPAPAKLNLTLRITGRRADGYHNLQTVFQFVDWCDWLEFRANASGELALREPLAGVPAEQNLIIRAAQLLKDYAGVSAGADIILEKNLPMGGGLGGGSSDAATTLVALNRLWALGLDRETLMSVGLRLGADVPIFVFGHAAWAEGVGERLQIVELPEPWYVIVVPPCHVSTAEIFGAPDLTRDNEPITIADFLAGSHENHCLDAVVRRYPVVAEAMRALAKYSPDVRLTGTGACVYSVHGSEEEARASHEALAGAWTAMVASGRNLSPLYEALSGLSSCI; encoded by the coding sequence ATGGACCATCGGGAATTCTCGGGTATGAAGTCGCCCTCTCTGCGCCTGCCTGCGCCGGCGAAGCTCAATCTGACTCTCCGGATCACGGGTCGCCGCGCCGACGGCTACCATAACCTGCAGACGGTCTTCCAGTTCGTGGATTGGTGCGATTGGCTCGAGTTTCGAGCCAATGCTTCCGGCGAGCTTGCGCTGCGGGAACCGCTGGCAGGCGTGCCGGCGGAGCAGAATCTGATCATCCGCGCTGCCCAGTTGCTGAAAGACTACGCCGGTGTGTCCGCCGGGGCGGATATCATCTTGGAAAAAAACCTGCCGATGGGCGGCGGCCTGGGTGGCGGAAGCTCGGATGCCGCGACCACGCTGGTGGCGCTGAACCGCTTGTGGGCGTTGGGTCTGGATAGGGAGACGCTGATGAGTGTCGGTCTGCGGCTGGGAGCCGATGTGCCCATCTTCGTGTTCGGCCACGCCGCGTGGGCGGAAGGGGTGGGCGAAAGGTTGCAGATCGTGGAACTGCCCGAGCCCTGGTACGTCATCGTCGTGCCGCCTTGCCATGTCTCGACCGCCGAGATTTTTGGCGCCCCCGATTTGACAAGGGATAATGAGCCGATCACAATAGCCGACTTCCTTGCGGGAAGCCACGAGAATCATTGTCTCGATGCCGTCGTGCGTCGATACCCGGTCGTGGCCGAGGCGATGCGCGCGCTGGCGAAGTATTCCCCGGATGTCCGTCTGACGGGCACCGGCGCCTGCGTGTATTCGGTCCATGGCAGCGAGGAAGAGGCCAGAGCCTCGCATGAGGCGTTGGCCGGCGCCTGGACTGCCATGGTGGCGTCCGGCCGCAACCTGTCGCCTCTCTACGAGGCGCTGAGCGGGCTGTCATCCTGCATTTGA
- the hemA gene encoding glutamyl-tRNA reductase: MAILTLGVNHTTAPVSIRERLAFPADHLQFALQDLIGLPQVGEAAILSTCNRTEVYCELEGRDQRPIVDWIRGQRQLDDQDIAQYLYSHVDAGTIRHMFRVACGLDSMILGEPQILGQMKTAYQAARDAGTVGKVLTKLFHHTFAAAKKVRTDTAIGCSPVSVAFAAIRLAQRIFDDLSDLTAILIGAGETIELTARHLSENRIGHIIIANRTFDRAHTLAHQFDGFAISLEELPKHLAKADIIVASTGSPLPILGKGSIESALRSRRHKPMFIVDLAVPRDIEPEVEQLPDVYLYTVDDLQHTVEENLKTRQEAALQAEEIIDLEVEHFLAWLRAQAATDTIRDVRSYAEQHRDAALERALRELRRGKSAEDTLRWLAETLTNKIIHAPSSQIWQAGVNERADIVAAAREIFQLKDPDT; encoded by the coding sequence ATGGCGATCCTGACTTTAGGCGTCAATCACACCACCGCACCGGTTTCGATCAGGGAGCGTCTGGCCTTTCCCGCCGACCATTTGCAATTCGCCCTGCAAGACCTGATCGGCCTGCCGCAGGTGGGCGAAGCGGCCATCCTGTCGACCTGCAACCGCACCGAAGTGTATTGCGAACTCGAAGGGCGCGATCAGCGGCCCATCGTCGACTGGATACGCGGGCAGCGGCAGCTCGACGACCAGGACATCGCCCAATACCTTTACTCCCATGTCGATGCCGGCACGATCCGGCATATGTTCCGCGTCGCCTGCGGTCTGGACTCCATGATCCTGGGCGAGCCGCAGATCCTCGGCCAGATGAAGACCGCCTATCAGGCGGCCCGGGACGCCGGCACCGTCGGGAAGGTTCTGACCAAGCTGTTCCACCACACCTTCGCCGCCGCCAAGAAGGTCCGCACCGACACGGCGATCGGCTGCAGCCCCGTATCGGTCGCCTTCGCCGCCATCCGCTTGGCCCAGCGCATCTTCGACGACCTGAGCGATCTGACCGCCATCCTCATCGGCGCAGGCGAGACCATCGAGCTGACGGCACGGCACTTGAGCGAAAACCGGATCGGCCACATCATCATCGCCAACCGGACTTTCGACCGGGCCCATACCCTGGCCCACCAGTTCGACGGCTTCGCGATCTCGCTGGAAGAGCTGCCCAAACACCTCGCCAAGGCCGACATCATCGTGGCATCCACCGGCAGCCCCCTGCCCATCCTCGGCAAGGGCAGCATCGAGAGCGCGCTGCGCAGCCGCCGCCACAAGCCGATGTTCATCGTGGACTTGGCGGTACCGCGGGACATCGAGCCCGAGGTCGAGCAGCTCCCGGACGTCTATCTGTACACCGTCGACGACCTGCAGCACACCGTCGAGGAAAACCTCAAGACCCGGCAGGAAGCCGCCCTCCAGGCGGAGGAAATCATCGACCTGGAGGTCGAGCATTTCCTGGCCTGGCTCCGGGCCCAGGCCGCGACCGACACCATCCGCGACGTCCGGAGCTACGCCGAGCAGCACCGCGACGCGGCCTTGGAGCGGGCGCTGCGGGAGCTGCGCCGTGGCAAGAGCGCCGAGGACACCCTGCGCTGGCTGGCGGAAACCCTGACCAACAAGATCATTCATGCGCCCAGTTCGCAAATCTGGCAGGCGGGCGTGAACGAACGCGCCGACATCGTCGCCGCGGCGCGCGAAATCTTTCAACTCAAAGACCCCGATACGTGA
- the nusG gene encoding transcription termination/antitermination protein NusG, producing MALRWYVIQAYSNFENRVKRSLEERIARAGLERFFGKILVPTEEVLEMRQGQQRKGERKFFPGYVLVQMELNDDTWHLVRDVPRVLGFVGGTPDHPAPITDAEAEAILARVEEGVKKPKHKVLYEVGEVVRVIDGPFKDFNGVVEEVNYEKSKLRVSVLIFGRSTPVELEFGQVEKG from the coding sequence ATGGCGCTACGCTGGTACGTTATCCAAGCTTATTCGAATTTTGAGAACCGCGTGAAGCGCTCTTTGGAGGAGCGGATCGCCCGGGCCGGGCTGGAGCGCTTTTTCGGCAAAATTCTGGTGCCCACCGAGGAAGTGCTCGAGATGCGGCAGGGCCAGCAGCGTAAAGGCGAGCGGAAATTTTTCCCGGGCTACGTGCTGGTCCAGATGGAGTTGAACGACGACACTTGGCATCTGGTGCGCGACGTGCCGCGGGTGTTGGGTTTTGTCGGCGGGACGCCGGACCATCCCGCGCCGATCACCGATGCCGAGGCGGAAGCGATTCTGGCGCGCGTGGAGGAAGGGGTCAAGAAGCCCAAGCACAAGGTGCTTTACGAAGTCGGCGAAGTCGTTCGCGTCATCGACGGTCCGTTCAAAGACTTCAATGGCGTCGTCGAAGAAGTCAACTACGAGAAGAGCAAGCTCAGAGTTTCCGTCCTCATTTTTGGACGATCCACGCCTGTCGAGCTCGAATTCGGACAGGTCGAAAAAGGCTAG
- the secE gene encoding preprotein translocase subunit SecE, giving the protein MSTQTTSESGVSGLDTVKLVLALVFLFAGIVGYYYFGDYSIVYRTLGLIGAGVFAAGLVSTTAKGRTLLGFFRESRIEVRKVVWPTRQEAAQATLMVVALVFFVGIFLWLLDMLLFWAITSITG; this is encoded by the coding sequence ATGTCTACTCAAACTACTTCAGAGTCCGGTGTTTCCGGTCTGGATACCGTCAAGCTCGTTCTTGCGCTGGTATTTCTATTCGCGGGCATCGTCGGATACTACTATTTCGGCGATTATTCGATCGTCTATCGCACTCTTGGGCTCATCGGCGCCGGGGTATTCGCGGCGGGACTCGTGTCCACAACAGCCAAGGGTCGGACGTTGCTCGGATTTTTCCGCGAATCGCGCATCGAAGTGCGAAAAGTGGTCTGGCCGACGAGGCAGGAGGCCGCTCAGGCTACTTTGATGGTTGTCGCGCTGGTGTTTTTTGTCGGAATTTTCCTCTGGCTGCTCGACATGCTCCTGTTCTGGGCAATCACCTCGATCACGGGGTAA
- the rplK gene encoding 50S ribosomal protein L11, whose amino-acid sequence MAKKITGYIKLQVKAGEANPSPPVGPALGQRGVNIMEFCKAFNAQTQNVEKGLPLPVVITVYADRSFTFITKTPPASVLLKKALGLKSGSSKPNTDKVGTVTRAQLEEIAKMKMPDLTAADMDAAVRTIAGSATSMGLIVEGV is encoded by the coding sequence ATGGCAAAGAAAATCACAGGCTACATCAAGCTTCAGGTCAAGGCTGGCGAAGCCAATCCGAGCCCGCCGGTCGGGCCGGCGCTCGGTCAGCGCGGTGTCAATATCATGGAGTTCTGCAAGGCATTCAATGCCCAGACCCAGAACGTCGAGAAGGGCTTGCCGCTTCCCGTCGTCATCACGGTGTATGCCGACCGCAGCTTCACGTTCATCACCAAGACGCCACCGGCTTCCGTGTTGCTGAAGAAGGCGCTCGGACTGAAATCCGGCAGCTCGAAGCCGAACACCGACAAGGTCGGAACGGTTACGCGGGCCCAGTTGGAGGAAATCGCCAAGATGAAGATGCCGGATTTGACGGCGGCGGATATGGACGCGGCCGTGCGTACGATTGCGGGTAGCGCGACCAGCATGGGTCTGATTGTGGAGGGTGTGTGA
- a CDS encoding 50S ribosomal protein L25/general stress protein Ctc: MVGSFEFEAELRHQLGKGASRRLRHAGKVPAVLYGGGGEPVPLLLEHHKVVKSLENEATYSHVLTIRFDGREESAILKAVQRHPAKPIVMHMDFLRVNAADKIRVHVPLHFINQESSVGVKRGGVVSHSMVDVEVHCFSKDLPEYIEVDLAQLDIGDIVHLSDLKLPAGVEIHALTQGAGHDLPVVSVHAPRTAESGEGEAG, encoded by the coding sequence ATGGTAGGCAGTTTCGAATTTGAAGCCGAGTTGCGACATCAGTTGGGGAAGGGTGCGTCCCGCCGCCTGCGCCATGCCGGCAAGGTCCCCGCGGTGCTTTATGGCGGCGGCGGCGAGCCGGTGCCGCTGTTGCTGGAGCATCACAAGGTCGTCAAGAGTCTGGAAAACGAAGCCACATACTCGCACGTGCTGACGATTCGGTTCGACGGTCGCGAAGAAAGCGCCATTTTGAAAGCCGTGCAACGCCACCCCGCCAAGCCCATCGTGATGCACATGGATTTTCTGCGTGTCAACGCGGCTGACAAGATTCGCGTGCACGTGCCGCTGCATTTCATCAATCAGGAATCTTCGGTGGGCGTCAAGAGGGGCGGGGTCGTATCCCATAGCATGGTGGATGTGGAGGTGCACTGCTTCTCCAAAGATCTGCCCGAGTACATCGAAGTCGATCTGGCTCAGCTCGATATCGGCGATATCGTCCATCTTTCCGACCTGAAGCTGCCGGCCGGGGTCGAAATCCATGCGCTGACCCAGGGTGCCGGCCACGATCTTCCGGTGGTTTCCGTGCATGCGCCGCGCACCGCGGAAAGCGGCGAGGGCGAGGCGGGCTGA